From Spartinivicinus ruber, the proteins below share one genomic window:
- a CDS encoding WD40/YVTN/BNR-like repeat-containing protein, with the protein MRFAARQRRFARVNQWPALNALLKAGLLILLLTNTFKLYADNKITDPPAVASDKASQGLLLDITALPSSQRLVAVGERGHIVYSDDQGKNWQQAKVPTSQLITALHFVDQQQGWAVGHDSIILATNDGGATWQRQYDNLAVEAPLLDVWFINTQEGFVVGAYGQILRTTDGGNNWQDWSHTIENEEEFHYNSITAIDNDRLMIVGEAGLLYRSVNRGKNWELLESPYEGSLFGAVASGIPDGALIFGLRGHVFRTNDFGDTWQQVKVNTEQGLYGGQLLASQQITIVGNAGVVLVSKDAGVNFQVMQRADRKALSNVASLANQNLVLVGEGGVKLASPFGKPLVNKITE; encoded by the coding sequence ATGCGATTTGCCGCTCGGCAACGACGATTCGCTCGAGTTAACCAGTGGCCAGCTCTCAATGCACTGCTTAAAGCTGGCCTGTTGATTTTGCTGCTAACCAATACTTTTAAATTATACGCTGATAATAAAATAACCGATCCACCGGCTGTTGCTAGTGACAAGGCAAGCCAAGGGTTGTTGTTGGATATCACGGCGTTGCCCAGTAGTCAGCGATTAGTGGCTGTGGGTGAGCGTGGCCATATTGTTTATTCCGATGATCAAGGCAAAAACTGGCAACAGGCGAAGGTGCCAACCAGTCAGTTAATTACGGCACTACATTTTGTTGATCAACAGCAGGGTTGGGCGGTAGGCCATGATTCAATTATTTTAGCTACCAATGATGGCGGCGCTACCTGGCAACGCCAGTATGATAATTTAGCCGTGGAAGCACCTTTGTTGGATGTATGGTTTATAAATACCCAGGAAGGTTTTGTGGTGGGTGCTTATGGACAAATTTTGCGTACGACAGATGGTGGTAATAACTGGCAGGACTGGTCCCATACAATCGAGAATGAAGAAGAGTTTCACTATAACAGCATTACTGCGATTGATAATGATCGGCTGATGATTGTGGGGGAAGCAGGTTTATTGTATCGCTCCGTCAATCGGGGCAAAAATTGGGAGTTATTAGAAAGCCCTTATGAAGGTTCATTATTTGGTGCTGTTGCTTCTGGTATACCAGATGGGGCATTAATTTTTGGGTTGCGCGGCCATGTTTTTCGTACTAATGATTTTGGCGATACTTGGCAACAAGTAAAGGTGAATACCGAGCAAGGTTTATATGGTGGACAGTTGTTGGCTAGTCAGCAAATTACCATTGTGGGTAATGCCGGTGTGGTATTAGTCAGTAAAGATGCCGGGGTGAATTTTCAGGTAATGCAGCGAGCTGATCGTAAGGCCCTAAGTAATGTGGCCAGTTTGGCAAACCAAAATTTAGTATTAGTGGGTGAGGGTGGTGTTAAATTAGCTTCTCCCTTTGGCAAACCGTTAGTAAATAAAATAACTGAATAA
- a CDS encoding DUF1302 domain-containing protein has protein sequence METIRNMSSSNESHFLVRARQRRTENQSVQKVHEALSTALTQLSLKKGVIGTAQLALRLVPARAGFVLASALAVLPAAHGVEFELMDGDVTGSLDTTLSYGAMWRVEGRDTRKYAGADKPTHDDVNTNDGNRNYDTGLVSNTYKITSELEINYANPTESISNVGAFVRGRAFYDSVVMDQSTDWLHANDQFTGRGYPDQTGTYPHGDGFSRDVENLIGKDASLLDAYVYTSFDVYDKPVDIRFGQQVLNWGEGLFYRGGINTINPIDAAQFSLPGSEVKDLLIPQMALSFNVGLTDSLSMEAFYMLEWDETIVPPRGSYFSNNDIFSEGADKGYNEITSDLVGLGAGYFFASGGRSLFSDFNINTDGDYLVVADTSQKKNSSDGGQWGVNFKYFAEELNDTEFGFYFVNYHSQAPFVQATVPLEGINSAVALLDSRAAVFNALGPSLGAVSPQFCSAGLSAIYGLSGNCANIGYAGVGQARILSNSVFGRRVFPEDIRMFGLSFNTTVGDTSIAGELTYRPNMPIWIDHPDDLVSGIKSNVASILAKRKLGQELCTGDTALGGGALSQGRPDNVACVGDWYNNYERVELWTGSLVFIHNFGPTLGFDGFMGLVEPHFERISGLGGDYDRFLSTGSGPYDQRTFSSDYTPAHERLDKFSWGYTLVASGTWNDVFAGVNLNPVFRFKHDVEGNSRRTGSFMEDRKAATIALNANYLGTMSAGISYTNFFGAERRNKLNDRDNIAVNFKYAF, from the coding sequence ATGGAAACCATACGTAACATGAGTAGTTCCAATGAAAGTCATTTTTTAGTGAGAGCAAGGCAGCGGCGCACGGAAAACCAGAGTGTACAAAAAGTACATGAGGCTTTGAGTACGGCGCTAACACAGCTATCGCTGAAAAAGGGAGTTATTGGGACTGCTCAATTAGCATTGCGCTTGGTCCCTGCTAGAGCAGGTTTTGTGCTAGCCAGTGCTTTAGCTGTGCTGCCAGCAGCCCATGGGGTTGAGTTTGAATTAATGGATGGCGATGTCACCGGCTCGCTAGATACTACCTTATCCTACGGGGCCATGTGGCGGGTAGAAGGGCGAGATACCCGAAAATATGCAGGCGCTGATAAGCCTACCCATGATGATGTGAATACTAACGATGGTAACCGTAATTATGATACGGGCCTGGTTTCCAACACTTATAAAATAACTTCTGAGTTAGAAATTAATTACGCTAACCCAACAGAAAGTATTTCTAATGTGGGGGCTTTTGTACGGGGCCGGGCTTTTTATGACTCTGTAGTGATGGATCAATCCACTGACTGGCTCCATGCTAATGATCAGTTTACTGGCCGGGGCTATCCGGACCAAACAGGTACCTATCCTCACGGGGATGGCTTTAGCCGCGATGTTGAAAATTTAATCGGTAAAGATGCATCTTTATTAGATGCCTATGTATACACCAGTTTTGATGTATATGATAAGCCAGTTGATATACGTTTTGGCCAGCAAGTGCTCAACTGGGGGGAGGGTTTATTTTACCGGGGTGGGATTAATACCATAAATCCCATTGATGCCGCCCAATTTTCCCTACCTGGCTCAGAAGTAAAAGACTTATTAATCCCGCAAATGGCATTATCCTTTAATGTTGGGTTGACTGATAGCCTTTCCATGGAAGCCTTTTATATGTTGGAATGGGATGAGACGATTGTCCCCCCCCGTGGTTCTTATTTTAGTAATAATGATATTTTTTCAGAGGGGGCGGATAAAGGATATAATGAAATTACTTCTGATTTAGTAGGGCTGGGAGCAGGCTACTTCTTTGCTTCTGGTGGTAGAAGCTTGTTTAGTGATTTTAATATAAATACTGATGGAGACTATTTAGTAGTAGCAGATACAAGTCAAAAGAAAAATTCAAGTGATGGCGGGCAGTGGGGTGTTAATTTTAAGTATTTTGCTGAAGAGCTAAATGATACGGAATTTGGTTTTTATTTTGTAAATTATCATTCACAAGCCCCATTTGTTCAAGCTACTGTACCTCTAGAAGGAATAAACTCTGCAGTTGCGCTCTTAGATAGTAGGGCAGCAGTTTTTAATGCGTTAGGTCCTTCGCTAGGTGCAGTAAGCCCCCAGTTTTGTAGTGCTGGCTTATCAGCTATTTATGGATTATCGGGAAATTGTGCAAATATTGGTTATGCAGGTGTAGGACAGGCAAGAATTTTATCAAATAGTGTTTTTGGACGCAGAGTATTTCCAGAAGATATTAGAATGTTTGGATTAAGTTTTAATACTACTGTAGGTGATACTTCAATAGCTGGAGAGCTGACTTATCGACCGAATATGCCAATATGGATCGATCACCCAGATGATTTAGTATCAGGTATTAAATCTAATGTTGCTTCTATTTTAGCTAAGCGTAAATTAGGACAAGAGTTGTGCACTGGAGATACGGCATTAGGTGGAGGAGCTTTATCACAAGGGCGTCCTGATAATGTTGCTTGTGTTGGTGATTGGTATAACAATTATGAACGTGTAGAGTTATGGACAGGCTCCTTAGTCTTTATTCATAACTTTGGCCCTACCCTAGGCTTTGATGGTTTTATGGGGTTAGTAGAGCCTCATTTTGAGAGAATTTCTGGTTTAGGTGGCGATTATGATCGATTTTTGTCTACTGGCTCAGGCCCCTATGATCAACGGACATTTTCCAGCGATTATACACCAGCCCATGAGCGGTTAGACAAGTTTAGCTGGGGTTATACACTGGTGGCTTCTGGCACCTGGAATGATGTATTTGCTGGGGTGAATTTAAACCCGGTTTTCCGCTTTAAACATGATGTGGAAGGTAACTCACGGCGGACAGGTAGCTTTATGGAAGACCGCAAAGCAGCGACTATTGCGTTAAATGCTAATTATTTAGGCACCATGTCGGCGGGTATTAGTTATACCAACTTCTTTGGGGCTGAGCGGCGGAATAAGTTGAATGATAGGGATAATATAGCGGTGAATTTTAAATACGCTTTTTAA
- a CDS encoding DUF1329 domain-containing protein, which produces MLKKQTIIGGLTALALATQMAVAAVSPKEAERLKKDLTPIGAEKAGNKAGTIPAWTGGLQKSDIPKSYTQRGQHYPNPFPGEKPQFVITSSNLSKYQANLTPGQIALFKAYPKTFKIPVYKTRRSGSLPQFVYDNTIKHATTAKLNNGGNGFTGAYAGFPFPLPKDGLEALWNHIVRYRGEYGVRKAAGVPVHRNGNYTPVITQQEAFFKYYDPNGSESTLDNIIIYYLSFTTSPARLAGGAVLVHETLDQVKQPRQAWGYNAGQRRVRRAPNLAYDTPISSADGLIVADDTDMYNGAPDRYNWKLVGKKEIYIPYNNYELISPKLKNEDILKVGHVNPDHTRYELHRVWIVEGNLKPGERHIYSKRVLYLDEDSWGAAVVDQYDGRGELWRVSMAYLLNNYDLPTTWTGLDVFHDLQARRYYVQGLANEESTYVDFSKAIPDDKYFKPAALRRRGRR; this is translated from the coding sequence ATGCTAAAAAAACAAACAATTATTGGTGGGTTAACGGCTTTAGCCCTGGCAACGCAGATGGCTGTTGCAGCCGTGTCGCCAAAAGAAGCGGAGCGGTTAAAAAAAGATTTAACCCCCATTGGTGCTGAAAAGGCCGGTAATAAAGCAGGGACCATTCCTGCCTGGACGGGTGGTTTACAAAAAAGTGATATCCCAAAAAGTTACACTCAACGGGGTCAACATTACCCCAATCCATTTCCAGGTGAAAAGCCACAATTTGTGATTACTTCCAGTAACTTGAGTAAATATCAGGCTAATTTAACCCCTGGGCAAATTGCGTTATTTAAGGCTTATCCTAAGACCTTTAAAATTCCAGTATATAAAACCCGGCGGTCAGGTTCGTTACCTCAGTTTGTGTATGATAATACGATTAAACATGCTACCACCGCTAAGCTGAATAATGGTGGCAATGGTTTTACTGGGGCATACGCTGGTTTTCCATTCCCACTTCCAAAAGACGGTTTAGAAGCACTATGGAACCATATTGTGCGTTATCGTGGCGAATATGGTGTGCGTAAAGCGGCAGGTGTGCCGGTGCATCGTAACGGTAATTACACGCCTGTTATTACCCAACAAGAGGCGTTTTTTAAGTATTATGACCCTAATGGCAGTGAATCGACTTTAGATAATATTATTATCTACTACCTGTCGTTTACTACCAGCCCAGCTCGGCTAGCTGGTGGGGCAGTGTTAGTACATGAAACATTAGACCAGGTAAAACAGCCCCGTCAGGCTTGGGGTTATAATGCGGGTCAGCGTCGAGTGCGTCGTGCGCCTAATTTAGCTTATGATACGCCGATTTCTTCTGCTGATGGGTTAATCGTGGCGGATGATACCGATATGTATAACGGCGCACCAGATCGGTATAACTGGAAATTAGTGGGTAAAAAAGAAATTTATATCCCCTACAATAACTATGAGTTGATAAGCCCCAAACTTAAAAACGAAGACATCTTAAAAGTTGGCCATGTTAATCCAGACCATACCCGTTATGAACTACACCGGGTGTGGATAGTGGAAGGTAATTTGAAACCAGGCGAACGCCATATTTATTCAAAGCGGGTGTTGTATTTGGATGAAGACAGCTGGGGTGCAGCCGTTGTTGATCAATACGATGGCCGTGGTGAGTTATGGCGAGTAAGCATGGCTTATTTATTAAATAACTATGATTTGCCAACCACTTGGACTGGCTTAGATGTGTTCCACGACTTACAAGCACGCCGTTATTATGTACAAGGCTTGGCAAATGAAGAAAGCACCTATGTGGATTTTTCAAAAGCCATACCTGATGACAAATACTTTAAGCCAGCAGCATTGAGACGAAGAGGGCGCCGGTAA
- a CDS encoding efflux RND transporter permease subunit has protein sequence MAKFHHPSETEPFLERICFNHRPLLLLVFAFCTLVLGYQLTKLKPETSFMKMIPVEHPFIQNWLKHQDELENLGNSIRIAVVAKEGDIFSADYMETLKQMTDEVFYLRGVDRAGLKSLWTANVRWMEVTEDGFVGGPVIPKGYDGTPTVLEELRNNILRSGQIGRLVSNDFKSSIIYVPLFEKDPETGEALDYQALSQTIEEKVRTKFADQGIEIKIIGFAKKVGDLIEGIDSIAYFFAIAIGITLLLLFIYSRCSFSTIIPVICSIVAVIWQLGLLATLDYGLDPYSVLVPFLVFAIGVSHGVQIINAIGLEAAAGADYCTAARRAFRSLYIPGMLALISDAIGFLTLYVIDIAVIRDLAVAACIGVAVIILTNLLLLPVIMSYLGVGNTFRDRVKAGSATRSKVWDRLSNFAHPVVAPISIVIAIAGFGWGWYQSQDLKIGDLDPGAPELHPDSRYNLDNAYITQNYSTSADVLVTMVETEKETCSTYPVMSAIDRYMWAMENVKGVQTAVSLVTVSKLYIKGTNEGSLKWQGLSRNQYVLNSSIRSASSLYNPDCSMAPVLLFLNDHKAETLERVVKATQAFAAQNNTDQIKFLLASGNAGIEAATNEVIEEAQYEMLVFVYGVVSILCLITFRSLRAVCCIIIPLALTSLLCQALMAILGIGVKVATLPVIALGVGIGVDYGIYIYSRLESFLRQEMDLQEAYYNTLRTTGKAVSFTGVTLAIGVGTWIWSPIKFQADMGILLTFMFLWNMIGALWLLPALARFFVRPERMVASPVKLEVAKTADVAKADEPSQPMEKSLESIDKSISSSLT, from the coding sequence ATGGCTAAATTTCATCATCCAAGTGAAACCGAACCCTTTTTAGAGCGTATCTGTTTTAACCACCGGCCATTATTATTGCTGGTGTTTGCATTTTGTACGTTAGTGCTAGGGTATCAGTTAACCAAGTTAAAGCCAGAAACCAGTTTTATGAAGATGATTCCTGTGGAACATCCTTTTATTCAAAACTGGTTAAAGCATCAAGATGAGTTGGAAAACTTAGGCAACTCGATTCGTATTGCGGTGGTGGCTAAAGAAGGGGATATTTTTTCGGCTGATTACATGGAAACCCTTAAGCAAATGACCGATGAGGTGTTTTATTTGCGAGGGGTTGATCGAGCAGGGTTAAAATCCCTTTGGACGGCCAATGTACGTTGGATGGAGGTGACTGAAGATGGCTTTGTGGGTGGGCCAGTGATTCCTAAGGGATATGATGGTACGCCGACAGTATTAGAGGAATTACGCAATAATATTTTACGCTCTGGGCAAATAGGCCGTTTAGTGTCCAATGACTTTAAATCGTCCATTATTTATGTACCATTATTTGAAAAAGACCCAGAAACAGGCGAAGCATTAGATTATCAGGCACTTTCTCAAACCATTGAAGAAAAAGTCCGCACTAAATTTGCAGATCAAGGCATTGAAATAAAAATCATTGGCTTTGCCAAAAAAGTAGGGGATTTAATTGAGGGTATAGACTCTATTGCTTACTTTTTTGCCATTGCTATTGGCATTACCTTACTGTTGTTGTTTATCTACTCACGTTGCAGTTTCAGTACCATTATCCCAGTTATCTGCTCTATTGTGGCAGTTATCTGGCAGTTAGGGTTATTAGCCACCTTAGATTATGGGTTAGATCCTTATTCCGTATTAGTGCCCTTTTTAGTATTTGCCATTGGGGTAAGCCATGGGGTGCAAATTATCAATGCGATAGGGTTGGAGGCAGCTGCTGGGGCTGATTATTGCACGGCTGCACGGCGAGCATTTCGGTCGCTGTATATCCCAGGTATGCTTGCATTAATCAGTGATGCTATTGGCTTTTTAACCCTGTATGTTATTGATATCGCGGTTATTCGTGATTTAGCCGTTGCGGCTTGTATTGGGGTGGCAGTAATTATTCTTACTAATTTACTGTTACTGCCAGTGATCATGTCGTATTTAGGGGTAGGTAATACTTTTCGTGACCGGGTAAAAGCAGGCAGTGCTACTCGCTCGAAAGTGTGGGATCGTTTATCAAACTTTGCTCATCCCGTAGTAGCCCCTATTTCTATTGTTATTGCTATCGCAGGGTTTGGCTGGGGGTGGTACCAAAGCCAGGATTTAAAAATAGGTGATTTAGACCCGGGTGCACCAGAGTTACACCCTGACTCTCGTTATAATCTAGATAATGCCTATATTACCCAAAACTATTCCACTAGTGCTGATGTGTTAGTCACTATGGTAGAAACAGAAAAGGAAACCTGTTCAACCTATCCAGTGATGTCAGCTATTGATCGTTATATGTGGGCGATGGAAAATGTCAAAGGGGTACAAACGGCAGTGTCTTTGGTCACCGTGTCCAAATTGTATATTAAAGGCACTAATGAAGGGAGTTTAAAATGGCAAGGTTTATCCCGTAACCAGTATGTATTAAATAGCTCGATTCGTAGTGCCAGTAGTTTATATAACCCAGACTGTAGTATGGCGCCTGTCTTATTGTTTTTAAATGACCATAAAGCAGAAACCCTAGAGCGGGTGGTAAAAGCGACCCAGGCATTTGCCGCCCAAAATAATACTGATCAAATTAAGTTTTTATTAGCCTCTGGTAATGCGGGAATCGAAGCAGCAACTAATGAGGTTATTGAAGAAGCACAATACGAAATGCTGGTGTTTGTGTATGGCGTTGTCAGTATTTTATGCTTAATTACTTTCCGCTCACTACGGGCAGTATGTTGTATTATTATCCCGCTAGCACTTACTTCTCTACTGTGCCAGGCACTCATGGCTATATTGGGGATAGGGGTTAAGGTAGCTACTTTACCTGTTATTGCTTTGGGGGTTGGTATTGGCGTCGATTATGGTATTTATATTTATAGTCGTTTAGAAAGCTTCTTACGACAGGAGATGGATTTGCAAGAAGCTTATTACAACACATTGCGTACAACAGGTAAGGCCGTGAGCTTTACAGGCGTTACCCTGGCAATTGGCGTTGGCACTTGGATATGGTCTCCGATTAAATTCCAGGCAGATATGGGGATATTACTAACCTTTATGTTCTTGTGGAATATGATTGGTGCACTATGGTTGTTGCCTGCTTTAGCCCGTTTCTTTGTGAGGCCTGAGCGAATGGTCGCCAGTCCTGTTAAACTTGAGGTAGCTAAAACTGCAGACGTTGCTAAAGCGGATGAACCTAGCCAGCCAATGGAAAAGTCGTTGGAGTCAATAGATAAGTCTATATCTAGCAGCTTAACTTAA
- a CDS encoding AbrB/MazE/SpoVT family DNA-binding domain-containing protein produces the protein MKVTTKGQVTIPQAIRDKKGITADTEIEFIESPDGRIYIEVIKPATKKSRFRTAHKVASVMMSTDEIMALTRGDN, from the coding sequence ATGAAAGTCACCACTAAGGGGCAAGTCACTATTCCCCAAGCCATTCGAGACAAAAAAGGCATTACGGCTGACACTGAAATCGAGTTCATTGAAAGCCCGGATGGTCGCATTTATATAGAAGTGATTAAGCCAGCGACTAAGAAAAGCCGCTTTCGAACAGCCCATAAAGTAGCTAGTGTCATGATGTCAACTGATGAAATTATGGCACTGACGAGAGGCGATAATTAA
- a CDS encoding type II toxin-antitoxin system VapC family toxin, whose product MSVALVDSNILLDLAKPDSDWYEWSASTLEKLDEHYTLAINSTVYAEVSIGFNKIEEYEEFISHCQFEMLEIPREALFLAGKAFLQYRRKGGNKSNVLPDFFIGAHAAVKGYSLISRDKGRFTTYFPTVSLITPV is encoded by the coding sequence ATGTCGGTTGCTTTAGTTGATAGCAATATTTTACTTGATTTAGCCAAACCAGACTCTGATTGGTATGAGTGGTCAGCAAGCACCTTAGAAAAATTAGATGAACACTATACATTGGCAATTAACTCAACTGTTTATGCGGAAGTGTCCATTGGTTTTAATAAAATTGAAGAATACGAGGAGTTTATCAGCCACTGCCAATTTGAAATGCTGGAAATTCCTCGCGAGGCGTTGTTTTTAGCTGGTAAAGCTTTTCTACAATATCGTCGCAAAGGTGGCAATAAAAGTAATGTATTACCTGATTTTTTTATTGGAGCACATGCAGCAGTTAAAGGCTATTCGCTAATTTCCAGAGATAAGGGGCGATTTACAACTTACTTTCCTACCGTGAGTTTAATTACGCCGGTATAG